GAAAGAGAATAgttcatttgaaaaaaaaagttcatttgAGTTTTTTACTATTGTGGACTACCAACAACTCTGAAAATGCTTTACATAGATTTGAATGCATATAATCTTAATAGTGTATTGGTCCGCAAAGAAATTCACTGTGTCTTTCCATTGGTGTAAATCTtcacaaaatttgaaatttgaaactttgctaagaatattttaaagtaaaattttataaattttgtgattactctttttatttttagatcataaaaatttaaaatatattttatagatGCTTACAATAAAAATGTGAGGAGGTTTTTTCTATCAAAGAAATGTGAGAAGGTTAAGTTTGCGCAGATTTTTATATtactataataataatagtgcagatttttatttattagagttaatcaatattaactttgtgtcaattataaaataaaaaatgtaaaatactggagttttgcatatggttaaacgttcggtttagtttgttttactaaatttttatttatttattttagtttcaatttgTGAAAAATTACTTAgctaaaaaataattcaaagacatgttttgtgaataaaataataacttaaatcaaaataataaaaatgtattacatttattatcacttaatttttttactctatataattattttactaaataataaactctttttgtttcacttaatttagtcaaacacatataaatagtctttttattagtttataaaatcagttagacATGAACATTGACTATTCATTTAGGTACGAGTTGTTCTTTCgggtatcatttttttttatattaagtccgcttgaatattataaatttatgtgtgtgttttgagTTGGGTCATTATGGGTCTGGATGAATTCggttttgatttataaaaatctaaaaatatctaaataacaaatgtatatAAAACGGGTTTAGATATTTataccaaaaataaccatattactCGATTCGATCTatatcttttgaatacaattagttatattacgactcatctaaaatatataatactaattatgaaaaacaaatatcaatgtataaaatTGTAAGAACTAATATCCGCGCAGATGCCCGGATCAttctctaattttatttaagagaATAGTTTGAAATAGAATAGTTCATTTGAGTTTTTTACTATTGTGGACTACAAACAGCTCTGAAAATTCTTTCCATAGATTTGAATGCATGTAATCAATATAACTCTTAATAGTGTATTGGTCCGCAAAGAAATTCATTGTGTCTTTCCATTGGTGAAAATCTtcacaaaatttgaaatttgaaacttTGCTAACTACAAAGAAAATTTTCTTGACCAGTAACTCCATTATTTTTTGGCTTATAAATAATTGAGAAACTTATCCAATAATTTGTTCGAATggaatattttaaaagtgaaaTTTTATAACTTTTGTGGTGAGAAGGTTAGCTCCGACAAAATCTAACTATCTAAGAGAAGGCAGGAAAAGGGTAATAATTAATTTGAAGACCAAAGACCAAGGTGTAGAATTATGAACTTGTCTTTGGTCGGCTGGTTTACGCTAACACAAGAACGCTATTTTGTCctactctctctttctcaaaaAGATCATTCCTTTTTTCTtcattatctctctctctctctctcagacaTTTTTGTCAAACAGATGGTGCTCGCTTAACGAACTAACTAGCCCTCCGGGACTCTCTCTAGCTTTGGTTTTCTTCTCCGATTTAGAAAGGAGGAAAAAAGCGAAAACGAGATCCTAATGCAAGTAGAGCGAGTGACATGGAAGGAGTAGAGCTGGAACTAGAGAGAAGAAGCAAGTTCTTGAACAGCTTGAtacagcagaagaagaagggtaaagAGCAGCATGACCTTAAAGACGAGTTCAATGTACGTGTTAGAGCTTCCGATATGCCTCTGGTTATGCAGAACAGGGCCTTCGGTTTGTCGCGTGAGGTCTTGAACGCCACTCCTGGAAAGGCCGACAACAAAAGACTCGCTCTCTCCCTTAAAAAGGTCACacatcttttctttctttttttttgtttctctcttctGATTTCTCTGtttatctctttaaaaatcgcatattttattgaaaatttgTAGTGTACTGCTTTTGGGTCCCTATAGGGCTACCGTCTCAAGTCGCATGCTTTCTGTAGATTGTGTTACTGTCTTCTCGATCTTGCTTGACTTGACGAATCTGGAATCTTTTCCGTTTAggatttggggggggggggggggggggggggggggggggaataaAGCATGAGTCTCTTTGTAACTAGTCTTGAAACTGGATGTGTTATATTTGCTTATTTgagatggtttttttttttgagctgaCTAAGGAAGGCCATGACTTATGAGACCATTTAATATCCTGGATTTTATAGAagcttctttttctcttctgttAGTGTTAGATGGCTACTGGTCATGATAAATCTGTAGCAGGAGCCCTGTCCAAATGGAAACTTCTTTCTTCTGATAGAGACCGGTCAGGCGTTACTACCACCATATATAGAACTTTTGTACATGGGCTCAGGGTCTAATGATGGACACTTCTAAAATCTGGGGATATTGTTCCTACGTAGAGAGCATTGATTGTTAGCTTTTGAATTTGTAAAATTCCTCATATTTGACTTGAGGTATGTCAGATATTTTTATTAGAGCTTGAATTGTGGATCCAAGTCTGAGTTTACATTGGTggttgagataaaaaaaaagccaGTATTTACTTTACTTGTATAGTCTTTTAATAATGGCGGCCATTCTTAGGTTTTATGTTTGGCATGCGATTCAGAATCTGCTGTTTTGCCTTCTTGTTCTGATAATGGATCTCTTCTCTCCGGATAGaccttcatatatatatttctcatcTCTTTGAAATTTTCCTAACTTGTTGCATAGAATTTAAACTTGCATCAAAATGTATATAAACTTTCCATCTGATCTTTACTGTTTTTCAGGATTTTGATTCAGCCTATGGCCCTGCATGGCACTGCATCGTTGGGACCAGTTTTGGTTCATACGTCACACATTCCATTGGAGGATTCATATATTTCCAGATCGACAAGGTTTATGTTCTTCTTTTCAAGACTGCAGTGGAGCCCCTCACCAATGAGTAAATGTTGATCCATCTAAAAAAGACCATCTTCAACTAGCCCCCCTTCCTTTCTGTTTTCTCTGTCTCTTATTATTCACACGCTATTTAATTTTGAGTTTGATGCAAATCAACAACAGGTTTTTAACTCGTGGCGTATAAATTTTCTTCTCCTGTGAATT
This region of Brassica napus cultivar Da-Ae chromosome C5, Da-Ae, whole genome shotgun sequence genomic DNA includes:
- the LOC106397893 gene encoding dynein light chain 1, cytoplasmic → MEGVELELERRSKFLNSLIQQKKKGKEQHDLKDEFNVRVRASDMPLVMQNRAFGLSREVLNATPGKADNKRLALSLKKDFDSAYGPAWHCIVGTSFGSYVTHSIGGFIYFQIDKVYVLLFKTAVEPLTNE